A stretch of the Salvelinus fontinalis isolate EN_2023a unplaced genomic scaffold, ASM2944872v1 scaffold_0088, whole genome shotgun sequence genome encodes the following:
- the LOC129843018 gene encoding GDP-L-fucose synthase-like: protein MDSQTKAEPMRVLVTGGSGLVGKAIEHVVKQEGGCLEGEQWTFLSSKEANLIDLQQTRAVFEKYRPTHVIHLAAKVGGLYLHMKENLHFLRDNLRINDNVLQTSHERGVTKVVSCLSSCIFPDKTTYPIDESMIHNGPPHDSNFGYSHAKRMIDIQNRGYFAQHGRRYTAVIPTNVYGPYDNFNFENGHVLSALMHKTYAAKKEGTPLQVWGSGTPRRQFIYSLDVARLFLWVLREYDEIDPIILSVGEEEELPIKDAVEMIADALDFKGQIVFDTSKSDGQMKKTASNAKLRRYLPDFTFTPLSEGIKKTCDWFVNNYDIART from the exons ATGGATTCGCAGACGAAGGCTGAGCCGATGCGCGTGCTCGTCACGGGCGGATCCGGTTTGGTCGGGAAGGCCATCGAGCACGTGGTGAAACAGGAAGGCGGCTGTCTCGAGGGCGAGCAGTGGACCTTCCTGTCCTCCAAAGAGGCCAACCTCAT AGATCTACAACAGACAAGAGCAGTGTTTGAGAAGTATCGGCCCACCCATGTCATCCACCTGGCTGCCAAGGTGGGAGGACTCTATCTTCACATGAAGGAGAACCTACACTTTCTG AGGGACAACCTTCGCATCAATGACAACGTGCTGCAGACGTCTCACGAAAGGGGCGTCACCAAGGTGGTGTCCTGTCTGTCCAGCTGCATCTTTCCTGACAAGACCACATACCCTATCGATGAGAGCATG ATCCACAATGGGCCACCACATGACTCGAACTTTGGCTACTCACATGCCAAAAGAATGATTGATATTCAGAACAG GGGATACTTTGCGCAGCATGGGCGCCGCTACACCGCCGTAATCCCGACTAACGTGTATGGTCCCTATGACAACTTCAACTTTGAAAATGGTCACGTGCTCTCGGCACTCATGCATAAGACATATGCTGCTAAAA AGGAGGGAACCCCGCTACAGGTGTGGGGCTCTGGAACACCCAGGAGACAATTCATCTACTCTCTG gATGTAGCACGTCTGTTCCTCTGGGTGCTGCGGGAGTATGATGAGATTGACCCCATCATTCTCTCTG tgggggaggaggaggagctccCCATCAAGGACGCCGTAGAGATGATTGCAGATGCTCTGGACTTCAAAGGTCAAATAGTT TTCGACACCAGCAAGTCAGACGGTCAGATGAAGAAGACGGCCAGCAACGCCAAGCTGCGACGCTACCTCCCTGACTTCACCTTCACGCCGCTCTCTGAAG GTATCAAGAAGACCTGTGATTGGTTCGTGAACAATTACGACATAGCCCGAACTTGA